One stretch of Anabrus simplex isolate iqAnaSimp1 chromosome 3, ASM4041472v1, whole genome shotgun sequence DNA includes these proteins:
- the LOC136866605 gene encoding gastrula zinc finger protein XlCGF57.1-like translates to MDQKIEIKKEPVWREGHFEHFEPESAVARVKVETKPELTEPGPSQNATDIKEEITIEEHTTDQLEPHIKEEDSVENVVVFFRSPMDTCDNNSKILETASDLICNMPPHIVSHQQVLSHSGERPIHSLECSNIFFLKSSVERQVSTCRESPQHRTASGKATLSMSLHSEVHSHSDVWKHQCSTCGKSFKKKFLLDQHIRSHTGERPYLCEECGRKFSTKSGLKRHLLNHTDNRPTDKRPFKCSECGRSFLKRSHLIEHKFIHTGQRPFHCTECGASFPQTSSLQKHLFTHTGEYPHSCSECGKGFIDTSNLRRHMVTHTNVRVHSCKECGKVFSLKDSLKMHVLSHSCHLKSTAAERPYGCDVCGKRYSDKKCLRSHLRMHTGLRPHCCFICGKCFSVKGTLTSHMAIHSDERPYCCSECGGTFSRKSYLKQHHLRIHARERPH, encoded by the exons AATGCTACAGACATTAAGGAGGAAATAACTATAGAAGAACATACAACGGATCAACTGGAGCCACATATCAAGGAAGAAGACAG TGTGGAGAATGTTGTAGTATTCTTCAGAAGTCCAATGGATACATGTGATAATAACAGCAAGATATTGGAAACAGCAAGTGATCTCATATGCAATATGCCACCTCATATTGTAAGCCACCAACAAGTGTTGTCTCACTCTGGAGAAAGGCCAATCCATTCTTTAGAATGCAGtaatatattttttcttaaatCTTCCGTCGAGAGACAAGTATCAACCTGCAGGGAAAGTCCCCAACATCGTACTGCAAGTGGTAAAGCTACACTGTCCATGTCTCTTCATTCAGAAGTGCATAGTCACTCAGATGTTTGGAAACACCAATGTAGTACATGTGGTAAAAGTTTCAAAAAGAAGTTTCTCCTTGATCAACACATTCGCTCTCACACAGGAGAACGTCCTTACTTATGTGAGGAGTGTGGTAGGAAATTTTCCACTAAATCTGGTCTAAAAAGACATCTCCTTAATCATACTGATAATCGTCCAACTGACAAACGTCCATTCAAATGTAGTGAATGCGGTAGAAGCTTCCTTAAGAGAAGTCATCTTATTGAACACAAATTTATTCACACTGGGCAACGCCCTTTCCACTGTACCGAATGTGGTGCTTCCTTTCCTCAGACGTCTAGCCTTCAAAAACACCTGTTCACACATACAGGGGAGTACCCTCATAGTTGTAGTGAATGTGGTAAAGGGTTTATAGATACCAGCAATCTCAGGAGGCACATGGTTACGCACACCAATGTACGAGTGCACTCGTGTAAGGAATGTGGCAAAGTTTTTTCTCTGAAAGATAGTCTTAAAATGCATGTTCTTTCTCATTCCTGTCATCTGAAATCTACTGCTGCAGAACGCCCGTATGGTTGTGATGTATGTGGCAAGAGGTACAGCGATAAGAAGTGTCTTCGCAGTCACCTGCGAATGCACACTGGACTACGCCCGCATTGCTGTTTTATTTGTGGTAAATGCTTTAGTGTAAAGGGCACCCTTACTAGTCATATGGCCATTCATAGCGATGAACGCCCTTACTGTTGTAGCGAATGTGGTGGAACATTCTCTCGGAAATCTTATCTAAAGCAACACCACCTGCGGATACACGCCAGGGAACGTCCACATTAA